In the Oreochromis aureus strain Israel breed Guangdong linkage group 14, ZZ_aureus, whole genome shotgun sequence genome, one interval contains:
- the LOC120443539 gene encoding uncharacterized protein LOC120443539: MLSDLTRSLNELREEVRAIRNTGSNESVDAGVLPLDLPLHNIEELNNAEAALQSQEANKAMVRHFALIGGTTLEVQVRRVMAYAITNELASVLNWAGKKTKDQTKQKRAFKDTALCRCIFDGLTQQLGANSVRVCLCTGSAEMAPIRPRPFGWRRMHIIHPHPGVKTTKPCSGSGAGPETGHAVGNGVETVLGVDRVDGNGVETILEADRAGGNGGEANEGSLEAGHAGGSGGDAQSSARKGAVHDGKDVQSLAWKAAGPDEQDGQDEQDEQETLKLKRRLDQARTKP; the protein is encoded by the exons ATGCTGTCAGACCTGACGAGATCTCTTAACGAACTCCGTGAGGAGGTCAGAGCCATCCGTAACACCGGCTCCAATGAATCGGTAGATGCTGGGGTACTCCCTTTGGATTTGCCCTTGCACAACATTGAGGAGCTAAACAATGCAGAGGCAGCTCTTCAATCGCAAGAGGCAAATAAGGCAATG gtgagacaCTTTGCCTTGATTGGAGGGACGACACTGGAGGTGCAAGTCCGCCGTGTAATGGCTTATGCCATCACAAACGAGCTGGCCTCAGTACTAAACtgggcagggaaaaaaacaaaggaccAGACGAagcaaaaaagggcatttaaagatactgcgctgtgcagatgcatatttg atggcctgacGCAGCAGTTAGGGGCAAACTCTGTCAGAGTTTGTCTTTGCACAGGCAGTGCAGAAATGGCTCCGATACGCCCCAGACCGTTTGGGTGGCGCAGGAtgcacatcatccatccccatcccggagtaaaaACTACAAAGCcat GCAGCGGCAGTGGGGCAGGTCCGGAGACCGGCCACGCAGTAGGCAATGGCGTGGAAACAGTTCTGGGGGTCGACCGTGTGGACGGCAACGGTGTAGAAACAATTCTGGAGGCCGACCGTGCTGGCGGCAACGGCGGCGAGGCAAACGAAGGCAGTctggaggccggccacgcgggAGGCAGTGGCGGCGATGCCCAATCATCGGCCCGGAAGGGGGCCGTCCACGACGGCAAGGACGTCCAGTCATtggcctggaaagcggccggACCGGACGAGCAGGACGGACAGGACGAGCAGGACGAGCAGGAGACGTTGAAGCTGaagcggaggctggaccaggcgaggacgaagCCGTAG